In a genomic window of Clavelina lepadiformis chromosome 7, kaClaLepa1.1, whole genome shotgun sequence:
- the LOC143464676 gene encoding tetraspanin-9-like: MESRGLEVCRYLMFVVNLIIFACGIGLLAVGVWVYVGGESFRQLISSDPAIFSSVAIIIAVGCVLIVAGFFGCAGAIRESKCMLGTFFAIMLLLFLVEVVVVILIFVYYPRAKELAITSIESYNTTTKAPWDAIQSTLKCCGYTNVSDWGSNIPPSCCGNTTLCNSKSPTLYNTGCEAVVRSYFWTIGGVGIGVLVFEILSMIFSCCIISGINKYDIA, encoded by the exons ATGGAAAGTCGAGGCTTGGAAGTTTGCAGATATTTGATGTTCGTCGTCAACCTCATAATTTTT GCATGTGGTATCGGTTTGCTGGCTGTTGGCGTTTGGGTTTATGTCGGGGGCGAAAGTTTTCGACAACTCATATCTTCAGATCCTGCCATCTTCAGCTCCGTTGCTATCATAATCGCAGTTGGATGTGTCCTCATTGTGGCTGGATTCTTTGGATGCGCAGGAGCAATACGAGAGAGCAAATGCATGCTCGGGACG TTTTTTGCCATCATGCTGCTACTTTTCCTTGTGGAAGTTGTGGTAGTTATTCTAATTTTCGTCTACTACCCGAGGGCAAAGGAACTTGCCATTACTAGCATCGAATCCTATAACACCACAACCAAAGCACCTTGGGATGCAATACAAAGCACG TTGAAATGTTGCGGATACACAAATGTAAGCGACTGGGGGTCAAATATACCTCCTTCTTGCTGCGGAAATACGACTTTGTGTAATTCCAAGTCACCAACCTTGTACAACACTGGCTGCGAAGCTGTAGTGAGAAGTTATTTCTGGACCATAGGAGGGGTTGGAATTGGCGTGCTTGTGTTCGAA ATCTTGTCAATGATATTCTCGTGCTGTATAATAAGTGGCATAAACAAATACGATATCGCTTAG
- the LOC143464675 gene encoding tetraspanin-18-like, which yields MSGSTACCKYLLFFFNLLIFLGGVVMLGTGIWVLVGSNSFREIVSSNPAIFHAVYIIIAVGVLLFLVGFLGCCGAIKENKCLLGMFFFFVLIIFLAEIVGGILAFVNYPVAKDVALETMTVYGNLTSKTGNSITAAWNALQGTFSCCGLNGRADWVNAGVDPTIYHENCKTTPPSKGCEEALKNYFTILGGIALGVLFVELLSMIFACCIYRNVEEKRY from the exons ATGTCGGGAAGTACAGCCTGCTGCAAGTAtctcttgttttttttcaatctACTTATATTT CTTGGAGGAGTGGTTATGCTTGGCACCGGTATATGGGTTTTGGTCGGGTCAAATTCATTTAGAGAAATCGTGTCATCCAACCCAGCAATATTCCATGCCGTCTACATCATTATTGCAGTGGGTGTGCTCTTGTTTCTTGTGGGGTTCCTTGGTTGCTGCGGTGCCATCAAGGAAAACAAATGTCTTCTTGGCATG TTCTTTTTCTTTGTCCTTATCATCTTCCTAGCTGAAATAGTCGGGGGAATCCTTGCCTTTGTCAATTACCCCGTCGCCAAAGATGTGGCTTTGGAAACCATGACGGTTTATGGCAATCTAACGAGCAAAACCGGTAACTCTATTACAGCCGCATGGAATGCTCTTCAGGGAACG ttCAGTTGTTGTGGATTAAATGGCAGAGCTGATTGGGTAAATGCAGGTGTGGATCCGACGATTTATCATGAAAACTGTAAAACAACTCCACCGTCTAAAGGTTGTGAAGAAGCTCTCAAGAATTACTTTACAATTCTGGGTGGAATAGCGCTTGGCGTTCTGTTTGTTGAG CTGCTTTCCATGATCTTCGCTTGCTGCATTTATAGAAACGTGGAGGAAAAAAGATACTAA
- the LOC143464674 gene encoding tetraspanin-18B-like: protein MSGDTKCCKYLMFVFNLLIFLGGAAMLGTGIWVLVGGNSFKQLFSANPVIFSSVYIIIAVGSFLLVIGFLGCCGAIKENKCLLGTFFLVILIIFILEIVGGVLAFVFYPDAKQTAIDSMNLYGVDSEQGKSVTAAWDAIQENLNCCGINSPGDWTLYSNYKLPPASCGGPNEILKRPGCEEALKMYFYILAGVAIAVLVIELLAMIFACCIFQNVDNHSYEY, encoded by the exons ATGTCGGGTGATACAAAATGCTGCAAATATCTCATGTTCGTTTTCAACCTGCTGATATTT CTCGGCGGTGCAGCAATGCTTGGAACTGGTATTTGGGTATTAGTTGGAGGCAACTCATTTAAGCAACTCTTTTCGGCCAATCCGGTTATTTTCAGTTCGGTTTACATCATTATCGCAGTCGGATCTTTCTTGTTAGTAATTGGGTTTTTGGGGTGCTGTGGAGCCATTAAGGAAAATAAGTGCCTTCTCGGAACA TTCTTCCTTGTGATCCTCATCATATTCATCTTGGAAATTGTTGGAGGAGTTcttgcttttgtgttttaCCCGGACGCCAAACAAACTGCCATCGATTCCATGAACTTATACGGTGTTGACTCTGAGCAAGGTAAATCGGTGACCGCTGCGTGGGATGCTATACAGGAAAAT CTGAACTGTTGCGGAATCAACAGTCCAGGTGACTGGACATTATATAGCAACTATAAACTTCCACCAGCAAGCTGCGGTGGTCCTaacgaaattttaaaaagaccAGGATGTGAAGAAGCACTGAAGATGTATTTCTATATACTTGCCGGCGTAGCTATTGCCGTTCTAGTTATTGAG CTCTTGGCGATGATCTTTGCCTGCTGTATCTTCCAGAACGTGGACAATCATAGCTATGAATActag